One genomic window of Arachis hypogaea cultivar Tifrunner chromosome 8, arahy.Tifrunner.gnm2.J5K5, whole genome shotgun sequence includes the following:
- the LOC140174705 gene encoding uncharacterized protein, which yields MQTRAPRNFKRPDMNLYDKTTDPRHHLSNFKSRMYLADASDATRCKAFPTTLTKSIMKWFDSLPPRSVASFDDLARKFFTWFSIQKDKVKHAPSLLGVKQEVSEYLRDYMERFNKAYFEIQDLHTEAIIMGLVNGLREGPFFQSISKRHPTSLNDVQERAEKYINMEENVRL from the coding sequence ATGCAGACTAGAGCTCCTAGAAATTTCAAAAGGCCAGACATGAATCTTTATGACAAGACGACTGATCCGAGACACCACCTAAgtaacttcaaaagtcggatgtacttgGCTGACGCCTCAGATGCTACTCGCTGCAAGGCCTTCCCGACAACCTTAACAAAGTCGATCATGAAATGGTTTGACAGCCTGCCACCTAGGTCGGTTGCTAGTTTCGATGACCTTGCGCGGAAATTCTTTACATGGTTTTCAATTCAAAAGGACAAAGTCAAGCATGCACCCAGTCTACTTGGAGTCAAACAGGAAGTCAGCGAATACCTCAGAgattatatggaaagattcaacaaggcttATTTTGAAATCCAAGACTTACACACTGAGGCAATAATAATGGGACTGGTCAATGGTCTCCGAGAAGGCCCTTTTTTCCAGTCTATCTCAAAAAGACACCCGACTTCTTTGAACGATGTACAAGAGcgggctgaaaagtacatcaatatggaagaaaatgtCAGACTGTAG